From Erinaceus europaeus chromosome 9, mEriEur2.1, whole genome shotgun sequence, one genomic window encodes:
- the LOC103115984 gene encoding LOW QUALITY PROTEIN: tumor susceptibility gene 101 protein-like (The sequence of the model RefSeq protein was modified relative to this genomic sequence to represent the inferred CDS: inserted 1 base in 1 codon), whose amino-acid sequence MAVSENQLKKMVSKYKYRDLTVRETVNVITLYKDLKPVLESYVFNDGSSRELMNLTGTIPVPYRGNTYNIPICLWLLDTYPYNPPICFVKPTSSMTIKTGKYVDANGKIYLPYLHEWKHPQSDLLGLIQIMIVVFGDEPPVFSRPTISASYPPYQATGPPNTSYMPGMPSGISAYPSGYPPNPSGYPGSPYPPGGPYPATTSSQYPSQPPVTTVGPSRDGTISEDTIQASLISAVSDKLRWRMKEEMDHAQAALSALXTEEDLKKGHQKLEEMVTRLDQEVAEVDKNIELLRKKDEELSSALEKMENQSENNDIDEVIIPTAPLYKQILNLYAEENAIEDTIFYLGEALRRGVIDLDVFLKHVRLL is encoded by the exons ATGGCCGTGTCGGAGAACCAGCTCAAGAAAATGGTGTCCAAGTACAAATACAGAGACCTAACTGTACGTGAAACTGTCAATGTTATTACTCTATACAAAGATCTCAAACCTGTATTGGAATCATATGTTTTTAATGATGGAAGTTCCAGAGAACTAATGAACCTCACTGGAACAATTCCTGTGCCTTACAGAGGTAATACATACAATATTCCAATATGCTTGTGGCTGCTAGACACATACCCGTATAACCCCCCTATCTGCTTTGTTAAACCTACTAGCTCAATGACTATTAAAACAGGAAAGTATGTTGATGCAAATGGAAAGATCTATCTTCCTTATCTACATGAATGGAAACACCCACAGTCAGATTTGTTGGGGCTGATTCAGATCATGATTGTGGTGTTTGGAGATGAACCTCCAGTCTTTTCTCGCCCTACTATTTCAGCATCCTACCCACCATACCAGGCAACAGGGCCACCAAATACTTCCTACATGCCAGGCATGCCAAGTGGAATCTCTGCATATCCATCTGGATATCCTCCCAATCCCAGTGGTTACCCAGGCAGCCCTTACCCACCTGGCGGTCCATATCCTGCCACAACAAGTTCCCAGTACCCTTCCCAGCCTCCTGTGACCACTGTTGGGCCAAGTAGGGATGGCACAATCAGTGAAGACACCATTCAAGCTTCCCTCATCTCAGCAGTCAGTGACAAACTGAGATGGCGGATGAAGGAGGAAATGGATCATGCCCAGGCAGCACTCAGTGCCT AAACAGAGGAAGACCTGAAAAAAGGTCACCAGAAACTGGAAGAGATGGTTACCCGTTTAGATCAAGAAGTAGCTGAGGTTGATAAAAACATAGAACTTTTGAGAAAGAAGGATGAAGAACTAAGTTCTGCTCTGGAGAAAATGGAAAATCAGTCTGAAAATAATGATATTGATGAAGTTATCATTCCCACAGCCCCACTGTACAAACAGATCCTAAATCTGTATGCAGAGGAAAATGCTATTGAAGACACTATTTTTTACCTGGGAGAAGCCTTGAGGCGGGGAGTGATAGATCTGGATGTGTTCCTGAAGCATGTACGTCTTCTGTAG